The proteins below are encoded in one region of Peptoniphilus sp. GNH:
- a CDS encoding MobC family plasmid mobilization relaxosome protein, producing MANRFRNERIEIKLTKEEKEVFEKKMKLVNCKTMSHFLRKCVLEKEIYVVDLEPFRNLQWLLSNATNNINQIAKATNTTGVIYKNEIESINKQIEKLSKEI from the coding sequence ATGGCAAATAGATTTAGAAATGAAAGAATAGAAATAAAACTAACTAAAGAAGAAAAAGAAGTTTTTGAAAAGAAAATGAAACTTGTAAATTGCAAAACCATGTCCCACTTTCTTAGAAAATGTGTGTTAGAAAAAGAAATTTATGTAGTAGATTTAGAACCATTTAGGAATCTACAATGGTTACTTTCAAATGCAACAAATAACATAAATCAGATTGCAAAAGCAACTAATACGACTGGTGTTATTTACAAAAATGAAATCGAATCAATTAATAAACAGATAGAAAAATTATCAAAAGAAATATGA
- a CDS encoding relaxase/mobilization nuclease domain-containing protein has product MAITKIHPIKSTLNLVIDYITKSEKTDEKVLVSSFKCHPSTAHIQFIKTREDNDTKGTVLARHLIQSFLPGEVDPIKAHEIGMELCKKILKEDYEFVLATHIDRGHIHNHIIFNNVNYKTGKCYQSNKKSYHKIRYQSDELCKENKLSVIDEYYEAYKRKYKTAGKSWYEYDQNKKGNSWKAKLQFDIDRMINKSKSWEEFLENMESLDYEIKFGKHIAFRHKDKQRFTRAKTIGEDYTEERLKERIAEREFINTPTVKKRIGNVIDMNTNAKVKESKGYEYWATKHNLNTMAESVIFIREHGIKSVQQLDEFIQKTADERQNLQDKIKAIDKKMEQLSTTMEQVHIVKKYRAYYKEYKVNPSDRAFFEEYKAQITPYENALSELKTTYSKLPNSKDILANLDKLQDKKNTLMQEYSSTKPTMDELYQIRKNYGIYMGKEMER; this is encoded by the coding sequence ATTGCAATTACAAAAATACATCCTATAAAATCAACTCTTAATTTGGTAATAGACTATATAACTAAGAGTGAAAAAACTGATGAAAAAGTCTTGGTATCTTCATTCAAATGTCATCCATCTACTGCACATATTCAATTTATTAAAACACGAGAAGATAATGATACTAAAGGTACAGTTTTGGCTAGGCATTTAATCCAATCTTTTCTACCAGGAGAGGTTGATCCTATAAAAGCTCACGAAATTGGAATGGAATTATGTAAGAAAATTTTAAAGGAAGATTATGAATTTGTTCTTGCAACCCATATAGATAGAGGGCATATCCACAACCATATAATCTTTAATAATGTTAATTACAAGACTGGTAAATGCTATCAATCTAACAAAAAATCTTACCACAAAATTAGGTATCAAAGTGATGAATTATGTAAAGAAAATAAGCTCTCAGTCATTGATGAATATTATGAAGCTTACAAAAGAAAATATAAAACTGCTGGTAAGTCTTGGTACGAATATGACCAAAACAAGAAAGGAAATTCTTGGAAAGCTAAACTACAATTTGATATAGATAGAATGATTAATAAGTCTAAATCGTGGGAAGAATTTTTAGAAAATATGGAATCTCTTGATTATGAAATTAAGTTTGGTAAACACATTGCTTTTCGACATAAAGATAAGCAAAGATTTACAAGAGCAAAGACTATCGGAGAAGATTATACCGAAGAAAGATTAAAAGAACGAATTGCAGAAAGAGAGTTTATCAATACTCCCACCGTCAAAAAACGCATCGGCAATGTTATTGACATGAACACCAATGCAAAGGTAAAGGAAAGCAAAGGCTATGAATACTGGGCGACGAAACATAATCTGAATACAATGGCAGAATCCGTTATCTTTATCAGAGAACATGGCATAAAATCTGTCCAGCAACTTGATGAATTTATTCAAAAAACTGCTGATGAAAGACAAAATTTGCAGGATAAAATCAAGGCGATTGATAAGAAAATGGAACAGTTATCCACTACAATGGAGCAAGTTCATATTGTCAAAAAATATCGTGCCTATTACAAGGAATATAAGGTGAATCCGTCTGATAGGGCATTTTTCGAGGAATATAAAGCTCAGATTACCCCCTATGAAAATGCTCTTTCTGAACTTAAAACGACTTATTCCAAACTCCCAAATTCAAAGGATATTTTAGCTAATCTTGATAAATTACAAGATAAAAAGAATACCCTTATGCAAGAGTATTCTTCTACAAAACCTACAATGGACGAGCTTTATCAAATACGAAAGAACTATGGAATTTATATGGGTAAGGAGATGGAGAGATAG